One Candidatus Eremiobacteraceae bacterium DNA segment encodes these proteins:
- a CDS encoding toxic anion resistance protein, whose product MNQDPTTPTTTATPADASAATALVAPAPITPVPPDQAAQMVPVTPEAATKLDSQVADFVQQVITLDINGPDFKNRVDAISSMGDAEVAASAQISNRLLQRPVNTMSHGAFTQSSEISKGLVDLRNTVEDLDPSKQGDLFSPRKLLGIIPFGSKIEAYFESYQSAQTHLNAIINTLYHSKDQLQQDDAAIDQEKATMWALMQKIEQYIYLAKKLDAALTAKIAGIEASDPQRAKVLKEEVLFYTRQKETDLLTQMAVNMQGYMALDLVKRNNVELIKGVDRATTTTVSALRTAVIVAQALGNQKLVLDQITALNTTTGNMIESTSQLLKQQSGQIYEQASSATVSVAQLQSAFDNIYQTLDMISDYKIKALDSMQQTVDSLSTEVAKAKTYLDKTRAGQVAESMATLDTSTDTSGVVKLLPS is encoded by the coding sequence ATGAACCAGGATCCGACCACACCGACCACCACGGCGACGCCGGCCGACGCGAGCGCGGCGACCGCGCTCGTCGCCCCGGCTCCCATCACGCCCGTACCGCCCGATCAGGCGGCGCAGATGGTGCCCGTGACGCCCGAGGCGGCGACGAAGCTCGACTCGCAAGTCGCCGACTTCGTCCAACAGGTCATCACGCTCGACATCAACGGCCCGGACTTCAAGAACCGCGTCGACGCGATCAGCTCGATGGGCGACGCCGAGGTCGCCGCCTCGGCGCAGATCTCGAACCGCCTGTTGCAGCGGCCGGTCAACACGATGAGCCATGGCGCGTTCACCCAGAGCTCGGAGATCTCCAAAGGGCTTGTCGACCTGCGCAATACGGTCGAGGATCTCGATCCCTCCAAGCAAGGCGACCTGTTCTCGCCGCGCAAGCTGCTTGGCATCATCCCGTTCGGCAGCAAGATCGAGGCGTACTTCGAGAGCTACCAATCGGCGCAGACGCACCTCAACGCGATCATCAACACGCTCTACCACAGCAAGGACCAGCTGCAGCAGGACGACGCCGCGATCGATCAAGAGAAGGCGACGATGTGGGCGCTCATGCAGAAGATCGAGCAGTACATCTACCTCGCCAAGAAGCTCGACGCCGCGCTGACCGCCAAGATCGCCGGCATCGAAGCGAGCGACCCGCAGCGCGCCAAGGTGCTCAAGGAAGAAGTGCTCTTCTACACCCGCCAAAAAGAGACCGACCTGCTCACCCAGATGGCGGTCAACATGCAGGGCTACATGGCGCTCGACCTGGTCAAACGCAACAACGTCGAGCTCATCAAGGGGGTCGATCGCGCGACCACGACCACCGTGTCGGCGCTGCGCACGGCGGTCATCGTCGCTCAGGCGCTAGGCAACCAGAAACTGGTGCTCGACCAGATCACCGCGCTCAACACGACGACCGGCAACATGATCGAGTCCACCTCGCAGCTGTTGAAGCAGCAGAGCGGACAGATCTACGAGCAGGCGTCGAGCGCGACGGTTAGCGTCGCGCAGCTGCAGAGCGCGTTCGACAATATCTATCAGACGCTCGACATGATCTCCGATTACAAGATCAAGGCGCTCGACAGCATGCAGCAGACGGTCGACTCGCTGTCGACCGAGGTGGCCAAGGCCAAGACGTACCTGGACAAGACGCGCGCTGGACAGGTGGCCGAGTCGATGGCGACGCTTGACACCTCGACGGACACGAGCGGCGTCGTCAAACTGCTCCCTTCATAG